The following coding sequences are from one Salvia hispanica cultivar TCC Black 2014 chromosome 3, UniMelb_Shisp_WGS_1.0, whole genome shotgun sequence window:
- the LOC125216026 gene encoding probable acetyltransferase NATA1-like, giving the protein MGAPPPLFTRVRLATAADIPHIHSLIHQLAVYENLTHELQATPAALSATLFPAAAPPPFASFTTLLLEISTSPFSPSHDPHFAPLLKSFHLQLPVDDGEEEMSTVAGFVLFFPKYSTILAKPGFYIQNIFVRECYRRMGMGTLLLSAVAARAAEMGGGRVEWVVADWNVDAIAFYERLGAEILTGRSLCRLTGEALHAYAFL; this is encoded by the coding sequence ATGGGCGCACCACCGCCTCTCTTCACCCGCGTCCGCCTCGCCACCGCCGCCGACATCCCCCACATACACAGCCTCATCCACCAGCTGGCCGTCTACGAGAACCTCACCCACGAGCTCCAGGCCACCCCAGCGGCCCTCTCCGCCACGCTCTTCCCCGCCGCCGCGCCGCCGCCGTTCGCCTCCTTCACAACGCTCCTCCTCGAGATCTCCACGTCGCCGTTCTCTCCATCCCATGACCCGCACTTCGCGCCCCTCCTCAAGTCCTTCCACCTCCAGCTCCCCGTGGACGACGGAGAGGAGGAGATGTCCACCGTGGCCGGATTCGTGCTGTTTTTTCCAAAGTACTCGACGATTTTGGCGAAGCCAGGATTTTATATTCAGAATATATTTGTGAGGGAATGCTATAGGAGGATGGGGATGGGGACTCTGCTTCTTTCGGCTGTGGCGGCGCGGGCGGCGGAGATGGGCGGGGGGAGGGTGGAGTGGGTGGTGGCGGACTGGAATGTGGACGCCATCGCATTTTATGAGCGGCTTGGGGCGGAGATATTGACCGGGAGGAGTCTATGCAGGCTCACCGGCGAAGCTCTTCATGCTTATgcttttttgtaa
- the LOC125216344 gene encoding MYB-like transcription factor EOBI, which translates to MEKEACISVEPEVRKGPWTMEEDLILINYIANHGEGVWNSLARSAGLKRTGKSCRLRWLNYLRPDVRRGNITAEEQLLILELHAKWGNRWSKIAKHLPGRTDNEIKNFWRTRIQKHVKQSEKLTTLPRNNVDQLTFMDQVLPSAVSQSYEPNVATSSGQGSIHNFPTQSNDQNLWSMEDFWSMQ; encoded by the exons ATGGAGAAAGAAGCATGCATCTCAGTTGAGCCTGAAGTGAGGAAAGGACCATGGACTATGGAAGAggatctcattctcatcaactACATTGCTAATCATGGTGAAGGTGTTTGGAATTCACTTGCTCGATCTGCCG GGTTAAAGCGCACCGGAAAAAGCTGCCGTCTACGGTGGCTGAATTACCTCCGGCCGGATGTGAGGAGGGGCAATATCACGGCGGAGGAACAGCTTTTGATTTTAGAGCTACATGCTAAATGGGGCAACCG ATGGTCAAAAATTGCAAAGCATTTGCCCGGTAGAACTGATAATGAGATTAAAAATTTCTGGAGAACTAGGATACAAAAGCATGTAAAACAATCTGAGAAATTGACTACTCTACCTCGAAACAATGTCGATCAACTCACCTTCATGGACCAAGTTCTCCCCAGTGCAGTTAGCCAATCATATGAACCCAATGTTGCTACTTCTTCCGGTCAGGGAAGCATACATAATTTTCCTACTCAATCAAATGATCAAAATCTTTGGAGCATGGAGGATTTTTGGTCGATGCAGTAG
- the LOC125216345 gene encoding 50S ribosomal protein L12, chloroplastic-like: MASTTLSYATLRSAAYPTLPSATFPKQPLEFLSKSAPKPLRRRAQFVRPLAAVDAPEKVVELGDQISNLTLADAQKLVEYLQDKLGVSAASFAPAAAVAAAPAAGEAPAAVEEKTEFDVVIEDVPSNMRIATIKVVRALTNLALKEAKELIEGLPKKFKEAVSKEEAEEAKKQLEEAGAKVSIV, encoded by the coding sequence ATGGCTTCAACCACGCTATCCTACGCCACCCTCCGCTCCGCCGCTTATCCTACACTCCCCTCCGCCACCTTCCCCAAGCAGCCCCTCGAATTCCTCTCCAAATCCGCCCCCAAACCCCTCCGCCGTCGCGCGCAATTCGTCCGCCCCCTCGCCGCCGTCGACGCCCCCGAGAAGGTCGTCGAGCTCGGCGACCAGATATCGAATCTGACCCTTGCCGACGCGCAGAAGCTCGTCGAGTACCTCCAGGACAAGCTCGGCGTTTCCGCCGCGTCGTTCGccccggcggcggcggtggcagCGGCTCCCGCGGCCGGTGAGGCGCcggcggcggtggaggagaAGACGGAGTTCGATGTGGTGATCGAGGATGTGCCGAGCAACATGAGAATCGCGACGATTAAGGTGGTTAGGGCGCTGACGAATCTGGCGCTGAAGGAGGCGAAGGAGCTGATTGAAGGCTTGCCGAAGAAATTCAAGGAGGCAGTTTCCAAGGAGGAGGCTGAGGAAGCGAAGAAGCAGCTCGAAGAGGCCGGCGCCAAGGTCTCCATTGTGTGA
- the LOC125212990 gene encoding PWWP domain-containing protein 3, with product MATLEDIVAATKILSDDPDSEKPKEDRTSASNLRKCDGGSDPDAIVSEQVVQSDVIVESTVDANGCNQNNEIGENSLEETGECDKELDGSGTDVMDVDGDGCEGGVEDDKMNDLEMNKEEHGFRVGDFVWGKIKSHPWWPGQVYDPKYASEFAMARKQEGRLLVAFFGDNSCSWCSPSQLIPFVDNFSEMSKGSSSKSFLNAVQSATDEVGRLLELDMRSKCISKEKKDSLAKPEVTNSGLNAGVVLPEVDVCRLPFPKYEPADVLDKVKQLANVVSVGNALDLAVLRSWLSVFYYYKGGHMLSAYHEPFHIEGLEDKNQGRNGAGVDFSVPIEVPILGPQDDDWLSTPRARSVNSRSPSENKVLHKRKQRSVAELMGENKNFKPESRKLVASDKQGTDVEKSTTTQKRKKDNNGELKGAGSEHPSSTGKRGRKKLADISVLSPMITDAKDNSADGVNGGKLSLKPKEINVSATEDASEARDDSDTLSTPRERKKSKYLSPPYTNLAWRVGNASFKSAAQAENGVSTKTAEAGERTEERETGTSQSVDIGLTGTVSTSVETDTQIVKDGKKLSFSVSDVDLPVNELLLEIQHAALDPFYLSKKGSLDTVWAFISALRNSTYLRGSDYKIYLNRKTGKGKSVPSELRDVSNELTEEKTDNKSPDQDILVASKTPKKSKKAVEASVAKSSKESEKGKTWPCLNLSFTPGFPVPSKKEVVGMFAKFGSLSTRETKVEKDSNSIKIVYRKDSDAEAAFKSSASQCPFGSENVSYALQRSPAGSKSRRSHLKASPPPNTAPENRKAENLVSDLNTIKQKLEITTAIVENYRSKFSLEDESGLKDEMKHLMEKIETVGDMVRVIAEKSSS from the coding sequence ATGGCAACTTTAGAAGATATTGTTGCTGCAACAAAAATCCTCTCTGATGATCCTGACTCCGAAAAACCGAAAGAAGATCGAACTAGTGCTTCTAATCTGAGAAAATGCGATGGTGGTTCTGATCCTGATGCTATTGTTAGTGAACAAGTTGTGCAGAGTGATGTAATTGTGGAGTCTACCGTTGACGCGAATGGTTGCaatcaaaataatgaaattggtGAGAATTCTTTGGAGGAAACGGGGGAATGTGATAAGGAATTGGATGGAAGTGGGACTGATGTTATGGATGTGGACGGAGATGGATGTGAAGGAGGCGTTGAAGATGATAAGATGAATGATTTGGAGATGAATAAAGAGGAACACGGGTTTCGTGTGGGGGATTTTGTTTGGGGTAAAATCAAGAGTCATCCGTGGTGGCCCGGGCAGGTGTATGATCCAAAATATGCTTCAGAGTTTGCTATGGCTCGTAAACAAGAGGGTCGTCTCCTAGTGGCCTTTTTTGGGGATAATTCTTGTTCTTGGTGCTCACCGTCACAGCTGATACCCTTTGTGGATAATTTTTCAGAGATGTCGAAAGGTAGTAGTTCTAAGAGCTTTCTTAATGCTGTACAGTCTGCTACGGATGAGGTTGGTAGGCTGTTGGAGTTAGATATGAGAAGTAAGTGTATCTCTAAGGAGAAGAAAGACAGTCTTGCTAAGCCAGAGGTGACGAATTCTGGATTGAACGCAGGGGTTGTCTTGCCCGAGGTAGATGTTTGTCGACTTCCCTTCCCCAAGTATGAACCTGCAGATGTGTTGGATAAAGTCAAGCAGTTAGCAAATGTGGTTTCTGTGGGAAATGCTCTCGACCTTGCTGTTTTGAGGAGTTGGTTGTctgtgttttattattataaaggTGGTCATATGCTGTCTGCGTATCACGAGCCCTTTCATATTGAAGGTTTGGAAGACAAGAATCAAGGCAGAAATGGGGCTGGGGTTGATTTCAGTGTTCCGATTGAAGTCCCTATCCTTGGCCCACAGGACGATGACTGGCTCTCTACGCCCAGAGCTCGTTCTGTGAACTCACGCTCTCCGTCGGAGAATAAGGTTTTGCATAAACGGAAGCAGAGAAGTGTGGCTGAGCTCATgggagaaaacaaaaattttaagcCGGAAAGTAGGAAGCTGGTAGCTTCAGATAAACAGGGCACAGATGTCGAGAAGTCCACGACCACccagaagaggaagaaggatAACAATGGAGAACTTAAGGGAGCTGGCAGTGAGCACCCTTCTTCAACAGGTAAAAGAGGTAGGAAGAAATTGGCAGATATCTCAGTGTTGTCCCCTATGATAACAGATGCAAAAGATAACAGTGCAGATGGTGTAAACGGAGGCAAGTTGTCACTGAAACCAAAGGAAATTAATGTTTCTGCTACTGAAGATGCTTCTGAAGCCAGAGATGACTCAGATACATTGTCTACCCCGAgggagaggaagaagagcAAATACTTATCTCCTCCGTATACAAATCTTGCATGGAGAGTGGGTAACGCGAGTTTTAAGTCTGCAGCACAAGCTGAGAATGGTGTATCTACCAAGACGGCTGAGGCTGGAGAGCGCACAGAGGAACGGGAAACTGGTACGTCTCAGTCTGTGGACATCGGGCTGACAGGAACTGTTAGTACCTCTGTCGAAACTGATACGCAGATAGTCAAGGATGGTAAGAAGCTGAGTTTCTCTGTGTCTGATGTTGATCTTCCGGTTAATGAACTGCTGTTAGAGATACAACACGCAGCTCTCGATCCATTTTACCTAAGCAAGAAAGGTTCCCTTGATACGGTTTGGGCATTTATCTCTGCACTCAGAAACTCAACCTACTTGCGCGGATCGGACTATAAAATATATCTCAATCGCAAAACAGGTAAAGGGAAATCAGTGCCGTCTGAGCTAAGGGATGTAAGCAACGAACTAACTGAGGAGAAAACAGACAACAAATCGCCCGACCAGGATATTCTTGTAGCATCAAAGACGCCTAAGAAGTCCAAGAAAGCTGTTGAGGCAAGTGTCGCGAAAAGTAGCAAAGAATCTGAAAAGGGCAAAACTTGGCCATGCCTTAATCTGTCTTTCACACCTGGATTTCCTGTGCCTTCAAAGAAAGAGGTTGTGGGGATGTTTGCCAAGTTTGGGAGCCTCAGCACTAGAGAAACGAAGGTCGAAAAAGATAGCAACTCAATCAAGATTGTGTACAGGAAGGACTCAGATGCAGAAGCAGCCTTCAAATCATCAGCAAGCCAGTGTCCATTTGGTTCAGAGAATGTTAGCTACGCGTTGCAGCGGTCTCCTGCTGGTTCAAAGTCGCGTAGATCTCATCTAAAAGCGTCGCCGCCTCCTAATACAGCTCCTGAGAATCGAAAAGCTGAGAACTTGGTTTCGGATCTCAATACCATCAAGCAGAAGCTTGAGATCACAACGGCCATTGTGGAGAACTACCGTTCGAAATTCTCATTGGAGGACGAGTCGGGTTTGAAGGACGAAATGAAGCATCTGATGGAGAAGATTGAGACAGTTGGCGACATGGTAAGAGTTATTGCTGAGAAAAGCTCATCGTGA
- the LOC125212991 gene encoding universal stress protein A-like protein, which yields MAAAEGTAPTRIMVAVNESTLKGYPHASISSRGAFDWTLNKIVRTNTSDFKLLLLHVQVPDEDGFDDVDSIFASPEDFRTMKRRDKIRGLHLLEYFVNHCHEIGVACEAWIKIGDPKEVICHEVNRVQPDFLVLGSRGLGPFQKVFVGTVSEFCVKHADCPVMAIKRNASQTPQDPVDD from the exons ATGGCAGCGGCGGAAGGTACTGCGCCGACTCGGATAATGGTGGCGGTGAACGAGTCAACTCTCAAAGGTTATCCCCACGCCTCCATAAGCAGCAGAGGAGCTTTCGACTGGACTCTCAACAAAATCGTCCGCACCAACACTTCCGATTTCAAGCTTCTGTTACTTCATGTTCAAGTCCCCGACGAAGACG GTTTCGATGATGTGGATAGCATATTTGCCTCCCCAGAAGATTTCAGGACGATGAAGCGAAGAGATAAGATCAGAggtcttcatcttttggagtACTTTGTGAATCACTGTCATGAAATTGGG GTTGCTTGTGAAGCATGGATAAAGATAGGTGATCCCAAAGAAGTCATCTGCCATGAAGTTAATCGTGTCCAGCCagattttcttgttttgggaAGCAGAGGTCTTGGACCTTTCCAGAA GGTGTTTGTGGGAACTGTGAGTGAATTTTGTGTGAAGCATGCTGATTGCCCTGTGATGGCAATCAAGCGCAATGCATCTCAGACTCCTCAGGATCCTGTTGATGACTGA
- the LOC125216355 gene encoding uncharacterized protein LOC125216355, whose protein sequence is MCDRNASPPSSSSASSRCRSRHSAEEEVGCTGRSCQSCTAGVIADCVAVCCCPCAVVNIFTLAFVKLPWAVARRCIGRRRERRRRLEEERRKRDGATTSEIVVNIGEELLNDEFGAELKGEEVWLELYELGHLGFGRVSFTGIPFQDKGD, encoded by the coding sequence ATGTGCGATCGCAACGCATCCCCGCCTTCCTCCTCGTCGGCGTCGAGCCGGTGCCGGAGCCGGCAttcggcggaggaggaggtcGGTTGCACGGGGAGATCGTGCCAGTCGTGCACGGCCGGCGTGATCGCGGACTGCGTCGCCGTCTGCTGCTGCCCGTGCGCGGTGGTCAACATTTTCACCCTGGCCTTCGTGAAGCTGCCGTGGGCGGTGGCGCGGAGGTGCATCGGCCGGCGGCGGGAGAGGCGGCGGCGCCTGGAGGAGGAGCGGCGGAAGCGCGATGGGGCGACGACGTCGGAGATCGTGGTGAATATCGGGGAGGAGTTGTTAAATGACGAATTTGGGGCTGAGTTGAAAGGGGAAGAGGTGTGGTTGGAGTTGTATGAGTTGGGGCATTTGGGTTTTGGTAGGGTTTCCTTTACGGGGATTCCTTTCCAAGACAAGGGCGATTAG